In a genomic window of Streptomyces sp. SJL17-4:
- a CDS encoding VOC family protein, with translation MTTRLNPYLNFSGDAKQALEFYKQVLGGTLSLNTYGGFGAEAPPGYAEKIMHGMLETPSGFTLMGADNPPGTEKPGKGFAVSLSGDDAEELRGYWEKLSEGSAVSVPLEKQMWGDVFGMCTDKFGVTWMVNITEAG, from the coding sequence GTGACCACTCGTCTCAACCCCTACCTCAACTTCTCCGGCGACGCGAAGCAGGCCCTGGAGTTCTACAAGCAGGTCCTCGGGGGCACCCTCAGCCTCAACACGTACGGCGGGTTCGGCGCCGAGGCGCCGCCCGGATACGCCGAGAAGATCATGCACGGCATGCTGGAGACGCCCAGCGGCTTCACGCTGATGGGCGCCGACAACCCGCCGGGGACGGAGAAGCCGGGGAAGGGCTTCGCGGTGAGCCTGAGCGGCGACGACGCCGAGGAGCTGCGCGGCTACTGGGAGAAGCTGTCCGAGGGCAGCGCCGTCTCGGTCCCCCTGGAGAAGCAGATGTGGGGCGATGTGTTCGGCATGTGCACGGACAAGTTCGGGGTCACGTGGATGGTCAACATCACCGAGGCGGGCTGA
- a CDS encoding NAD(P)-binding domain-containing protein, with the protein MRIGVLGTGNMADALATHWVRAGHEVLVGGRDENRARRLAGRLGGGTGYGSLRAAAGFGDVVLAALPYGAGEEVVGELRAPLAGKVLLDCSNPVGPGFRLLTDGGPSAAGLLAAAAPDARVVKAFNLCHEDVWRMDPPVFDGQRLAVPVCGDDDTALALVRQLVRDAGCAPLTGGGLDRAGLLEATAALYIGLWVGENADARAMAPPLAFATGPGETP; encoded by the coding sequence ATGAGGATCGGCGTACTGGGAACGGGCAACATGGCGGACGCCCTGGCCACCCACTGGGTACGGGCGGGACACGAGGTGCTCGTCGGGGGCCGCGACGAGAACAGGGCGCGGCGTCTCGCGGGCCGCCTGGGCGGCGGAACCGGATACGGGAGCCTGCGCGCGGCGGCCGGATTCGGCGACGTGGTCCTCGCCGCGCTGCCGTACGGGGCGGGCGAGGAGGTCGTCGGCGAGCTGCGGGCACCCCTGGCCGGGAAGGTGCTGCTCGACTGCTCCAATCCCGTGGGACCCGGCTTCCGGCTCCTCACGGACGGCGGCCCCTCGGCCGCGGGGCTTCTCGCGGCCGCCGCCCCCGACGCACGGGTCGTCAAGGCCTTCAACCTCTGCCACGAGGACGTGTGGAGGATGGACCCTCCCGTCTTCGACGGGCAGCGTCTGGCCGTCCCGGTGTGCGGCGACGACGACACCGCGCTCGCGCTCGTACGGCAGTTGGTCCGGGACGCGGGCTGCGCACCGCTGACCGGGGGCGGCCTCGACAGGGCGGGGCTCCTGGAGGCGACGGCCGCGCTCTACATCGGGCTGTGGGTCGGGGAGAACGCGGACGCCCGGGCGATGGCGCCGCCCCTGGCGTTCGCGACGGGGCCGGGAGAAACGCCGTAG